In one window of Fictibacillus phosphorivorans DNA:
- a CDS encoding D-alanine--D-alanine ligase family protein — translation MKIAVLYGGVSAEREVSLSTGKQIISALESKGHEVTGIDFHPSRLKELLELEADVVFLGLHGKYGEDGRLQGLLDMMGVPYVGSGALASGIAMDKAKSKQFFKDTGINIAKEKVLYRKSYDEKQLELSFDFPAVVKPNREGSTIGLTIAQNHDELLKGIAEAFLHDDTILVEQFVSGKEVTVAVMGEHNNYKALPVVEIEPKNAFYDYESKYAEGGSIHYVPARLDENTTAKLKEQAVRAHEVLGCEVYSRVDFIVPHDGSEPVILEVNTLPGMTPTSLFPDAAKEIGMDYPTMIEKLIELSLKK, via the coding sequence ATGAAAATAGCAGTATTATATGGCGGTGTTTCTGCAGAAAGAGAAGTATCCTTATCAACAGGAAAGCAGATCATCTCTGCGCTTGAAAGCAAAGGTCATGAAGTAACAGGAATTGACTTTCACCCTTCACGACTTAAAGAATTGTTAGAACTTGAAGCTGACGTTGTTTTTCTAGGACTTCATGGAAAATATGGAGAAGATGGAAGGTTACAAGGTCTTTTAGATATGATGGGAGTTCCTTACGTAGGTTCAGGGGCACTAGCATCAGGCATTGCTATGGATAAGGCGAAATCTAAACAGTTCTTCAAAGATACTGGCATTAATATCGCAAAAGAAAAAGTACTCTATCGAAAATCATATGATGAAAAGCAGTTAGAACTTTCTTTCGATTTTCCTGCTGTGGTAAAACCGAATAGAGAAGGATCAACAATCGGTCTGACTATCGCACAAAATCATGATGAACTTTTAAAAGGAATCGCTGAAGCCTTTTTGCATGATGATACGATTCTCGTTGAACAATTCGTAAGCGGGAAAGAGGTTACCGTAGCAGTTATGGGGGAACATAACAACTATAAGGCACTTCCTGTTGTTGAGATCGAACCTAAGAATGCTTTTTATGACTATGAGTCTAAGTACGCAGAAGGTGGTAGTATCCACTATGTTCCTGCAAGACTTGACGAGAATACAACAGCTAAACTAAAAGAACAAGCAGTTCGTGCACATGAAGTCTTAGGCTGTGAAGTGTATTCACGTGTTGATTTTATCGTACCGCATGACGGTTCAGAACCTGTCATCTTGGAAGTAAATACTTTACCAGGCATGACGCCGACCAGCCTGTTTCCAGATGCAGCAAAAGAGATCGGGATGGATTATCCAACAATGATTGAAAAATTAATCGAGCTATCTTTAAAAAAGTAA
- a CDS encoding genetic competence negative regulator — MRVERLTYNKIKIFLTFDDLNERGISKEEIWQDIPKVHQLFRDMMTEADDEVGFKADGPIAVEVFSLPAQGMVVIVTKGINEYELEEEYDEDYIEMQVTLDENDEIFYEFSSFEDVILLAKRLHSLEIKGGTLYSFNNHFYLKFEEDEVQPLDLDLFIALLAEFGSSSTITSYRVIEYGKELMKSDAISELYRYFK; from the coding sequence ATGCGGGTAGAACGGTTAACCTATAACAAAATAAAAATCTTCCTAACTTTTGATGATCTGAATGAACGTGGTATTTCTAAGGAAGAAATATGGCAGGATATTCCTAAAGTTCATCAGCTTTTTCGTGATATGATGACTGAAGCTGATGATGAAGTAGGATTTAAAGCTGATGGTCCTATTGCGGTTGAAGTTTTTTCACTTCCAGCTCAAGGTATGGTCGTAATCGTTACAAAAGGAATAAACGAGTACGAACTTGAAGAAGAATATGATGAAGATTATATAGAGATGCAAGTCACGTTAGATGAAAACGATGAGATCTTTTATGAGTTTTCGTCTTTCGAAGACGTTATATTACTTGCGAAACGCCTTCACTCTCTAGAGATAAAAGGTGGTACTCTGTATTCATTTAATAATCACTTCTACTTAAAGTTTGAAGAAGATGAGGTCCAACCATTAGACCTTGATCTATTCATAGCTCTTCTTGCTGAGTTCGGAAGCTCTTCAACGATTACAAGCTATCGAGTCATTGAGTATGGAAAAGAGCTAATGAAATCCGATGCAATAAGCGAACTTTATCGGTATTTTAAGTAA
- a CDS encoding Glu/Leu/Phe/Val family dehydrogenase, with protein sequence MTAQNNTDQKSDNHHENDNVLQSTQSVIADALDKLGYSSEVYELLKEPIRMLTVRIPVKMDDGSTKIFTGYRAQHNDAVGPTKGGVRFHPNVSETEVKALSIWMSLKAGIVDLPYGGGKGGIICDPRTMSFRELERLSRGYVRAISQLVGPTKDIPAPDVFTNSQIMAWMMDEYSRIREFDSPGFITGKPLVLGGSHGRETATAKGVTICIREAAVKKGIQLEGARVVVQGFGNAGSFLAKFMHDAGAKVIAISDAYGGLYDPEGLDIDYLLERRDSFGTVTKLFKDTITNQELLELDCDILVPAAIENQITEKNANQIKASIVVEAANGPTTLEATRILSERGILLVPDVLASAGGVTVSYFEWVQNNQGYYWTEEEVEEKLERVMVKSFETVYTTAMNRKVNMRLAAYMVGVRKMAEASRFRGWI encoded by the coding sequence ATGACAGCCCAAAATAACACAGACCAAAAATCCGACAATCATCATGAAAATGACAATGTACTCCAATCCACGCAATCCGTAATCGCGGATGCGCTCGATAAATTAGGATACTCTTCCGAAGTTTATGAGTTATTAAAAGAACCGATTCGTATGTTGACCGTTCGAATTCCGGTTAAGATGGATGATGGCAGTACAAAGATTTTTACAGGATATCGTGCCCAGCATAATGATGCTGTTGGTCCAACCAAGGGCGGCGTTCGTTTTCATCCGAATGTATCAGAAACAGAAGTAAAAGCGCTATCAATCTGGATGAGCTTAAAAGCAGGTATTGTTGATCTGCCGTACGGTGGAGGAAAAGGCGGAATCATTTGTGATCCGCGTACAATGTCATTTAGAGAACTTGAAAGATTAAGCCGAGGCTACGTAAGAGCGATCAGTCAGTTAGTAGGACCGACAAAAGATATTCCGGCTCCAGACGTATTTACAAACTCGCAAATCATGGCTTGGATGATGGATGAGTACAGCAGAATCAGAGAGTTCGATTCTCCTGGATTTATTACAGGGAAACCACTTGTACTTGGTGGGTCCCATGGCCGTGAAACAGCAACTGCTAAAGGTGTTACAATCTGTATCCGTGAAGCGGCAGTGAAAAAAGGTATCCAGCTTGAAGGTGCTCGTGTAGTCGTACAAGGATTCGGTAACGCGGGAAGCTTCCTTGCTAAATTCATGCATGATGCTGGTGCAAAAGTTATCGCGATCTCGGATGCGTACGGTGGTCTATATGATCCAGAAGGGTTAGATATTGATTATCTACTTGAACGCCGTGATAGCTTTGGTACCGTTACAAAGCTCTTCAAAGATACGATAACAAATCAAGAACTGTTAGAGCTTGATTGTGATATTTTAGTACCTGCAGCGATTGAAAACCAAATCACTGAAAAGAATGCAAACCAGATCAAAGCTTCGATTGTTGTTGAAGCAGCGAATGGGCCAACTACACTTGAAGCGACAAGAATCTTATCTGAAAGAGGAATTCTTTTAGTACCGGACGTTTTAGCAAGTGCAGGTGGGGTAACCGTTTCTTATTTTGAATGGGTACAGAACAACCAAGGTTATTACTGGACCGAAGAAGAAGTAGAAGAGAAGCTTGAACGAGTGATGGTAAAATCGTTCGAGACCGTTTATACAACAGCTATGAACAGAAAAGTGAACATGAGATTAGCCGCTTATATGGTTGGTGTTCGTAAGATGGCTGAAGCATCACGTTTCAGAGGCTGGATTTAA